Proteins encoded within one genomic window of Candidatus Palauibacter australiensis:
- the ligA gene encoding NAD-dependent DNA ligase LigA — protein sequence MSPGGPERRARELRRELRHHSYLYYVRNRPEISDERFDELFRELKALEASHPELVTPDSPTQRVGAEPLDAFETIEHTAPMLSLDSSADVEPLERFDERMRKALGDDIGYVVEPKLDGASIELVYESGRLSRAVTRGDGIRGEGVTENIRTIHSVPLRLRAADRDVPPLLALRAEVIMRVGDFEALNARLLESDRAPFANPRNAAAGSLRQLDPRITAARPLDIYVYDILAIDGRPPPTQQATLEALREWGLPVNERCRPAADVGEILAFQAEIEEGRDDLEYEIDGIVIKLDDIAARDEVGETSHHPRWAFAFKFPPRKEVTRLLRIVPSVGRTGVVTPIAFMRPVELGGVTVSRANLHNREEVARKDIREGDRVRVQRAGDVIPQVLERIDEPGRERAEPWVMPTKCPSCGTALEPRGPYTFCPDLFACPAQLAGRIQHLGSRHALDIEGLGEETASLLVREGVLARVPDLFALEAATLMELEGFAEKSATNLVRAIDAARTTELARFIYGLGIPEVGVTVARELASHFLSFEAFRKAAAEGEAAAEGEAAAEGEALQEVDGIGPRMAEEITAFLARPEVSEVVDELRACVEPEPPPRAGDTLAGLRIVLTGGLESMSRSEAGKKLEALGAKVTSSVSKQTSYVVAGENPGRKLERAQTLGVEILDEAGLLELLSGGPAALSAPDDTPEAADAAPETGAP from the coding sequence ATGAGTCCCGGCGGGCCCGAGCGGCGGGCCCGGGAACTGCGCAGGGAGCTGCGTCACCACTCCTATCTCTACTACGTCCGCAATCGCCCCGAGATCTCGGACGAGCGGTTCGACGAACTGTTCCGCGAACTGAAGGCGCTGGAGGCGTCGCACCCGGAACTCGTCACGCCGGATTCGCCGACCCAGCGCGTGGGCGCGGAGCCGCTCGACGCCTTCGAGACCATCGAGCACACCGCGCCGATGCTCAGCCTCGATTCATCCGCCGATGTGGAGCCGCTCGAACGGTTCGACGAGCGGATGCGCAAGGCGCTCGGAGACGACATCGGATACGTCGTCGAGCCGAAGCTGGACGGCGCCTCGATCGAACTCGTCTACGAATCCGGCCGGCTGTCGCGCGCTGTGACCCGGGGAGATGGCATACGCGGCGAGGGCGTGACGGAGAACATCCGCACGATCCACTCGGTGCCCCTCCGGCTGCGGGCCGCGGATCGCGACGTGCCGCCGCTCCTGGCGCTGCGGGCCGAGGTCATCATGAGGGTGGGCGACTTCGAGGCGCTGAACGCCCGGCTTCTCGAGAGCGACCGCGCTCCGTTCGCGAACCCGCGCAACGCCGCGGCCGGATCGCTGCGGCAGCTCGACCCCCGCATCACCGCCGCCCGTCCGCTCGACATCTACGTCTACGACATCCTCGCGATCGACGGCCGGCCGCCGCCCACCCAGCAGGCCACGCTCGAAGCGCTGCGCGAGTGGGGGCTGCCCGTGAACGAGCGCTGCCGGCCCGCGGCCGACGTCGGAGAGATCCTCGCGTTCCAGGCCGAGATCGAGGAGGGCCGCGACGATCTCGAGTACGAGATCGACGGCATCGTCATCAAGCTCGACGACATCGCCGCCCGCGACGAAGTCGGCGAGACCTCGCACCACCCCCGCTGGGCGTTCGCCTTCAAGTTCCCGCCGCGGAAGGAGGTCACCCGGCTCCTTCGCATCGTCCCCAGCGTCGGGCGTACCGGCGTCGTCACGCCCATCGCCTTCATGCGCCCGGTGGAACTCGGCGGCGTGACCGTGAGCCGCGCGAACCTGCACAACCGGGAAGAGGTCGCCCGCAAGGACATTCGCGAGGGCGACCGGGTGCGGGTGCAGCGGGCGGGAGACGTGATCCCGCAGGTTCTGGAGCGGATCGACGAGCCGGGCCGCGAGCGCGCGGAGCCGTGGGTCATGCCCACCAAGTGTCCCTCGTGCGGGACCGCCCTGGAGCCGCGCGGCCCGTACACCTTCTGCCCCGACCTGTTCGCCTGTCCCGCGCAGCTCGCCGGGCGGATTCAACACCTCGGGTCGCGGCATGCCCTCGACATCGAAGGATTGGGAGAAGAAACCGCGAGCCTCCTCGTCCGGGAGGGGGTGCTCGCCCGCGTCCCCGATCTGTTCGCGCTCGAGGCGGCGACGCTGATGGAGCTGGAAGGCTTCGCCGAGAAGTCGGCCACGAACCTCGTCCGGGCGATCGACGCCGCGCGCACGACCGAACTCGCCCGCTTCATCTACGGCCTCGGCATCCCCGAAGTCGGGGTGACCGTGGCGCGCGAACTCGCCTCGCACTTCCTCTCCTTCGAGGCGTTCCGGAAGGCGGCGGCAGAAGGGGAAGCGGCGGCAGAAGGGGAGGCCGCGGCAGAAGGGGAGGCGCTCCAGGAAGTGGACGGGATCGGGCCACGGATGGCGGAGGAGATCACCGCCTTCCTGGCCCGCCCCGAGGTGTCGGAGGTCGTGGACGAACTGCGCGCCTGCGTCGAGCCCGAGCCCCCGCCGCGCGCGGGCGACACCCTGGCCGGGCTCCGAATCGTCCTCACCGGAGGGCTCGAGTCCATGAGCCGCTCCGAGGCCGGGAAGAAGCTCGAGGCGCTGGGCGCGAAGGTCACGTCGTCCGTGAGCAAGCAGACGAGCTACGTCGTCGCGGGCGAGAACCCGGGCCGCAAGTTGGAGCGGGCGCAGACCCTCGGCGTCGAGATCCTGGACGAAGCGGGCCTCCTCGAACTCCTGAGCGGCGGACCCGCCGCGCTCTCCGCGCCCGACGACACACCCGAGGCGGCCGACGCGGCTCCCGAAACCGGCGCCCCCTGA